The window AGGAGAGATTGTATTGTTTGATGTGACGGGAAAAGAAATTATGAAAGAAAAAGTTTTTGATGCCGAAACAAAAATCAATACTGAAAAATTATTGCCGGGTTTTTATGTGCTAAATTATACGGAAGGAAATAAGAAGCAGAATATAGCAGTTGTAAAATTTTGATTCTTGCTGAAAGTCTGTTTTGGTTAGTTGAAATATTTCATTTGCAAAGGTTCAATTGCATGATCAGAGGATAGCGCTTCCGGAGAAGGATTTCTTTTTCATGTAAGTTCATTTTAGTTTAAGATAACGAGGTATTTGTTCACTATTGATAATCGTATTACAATTGTCTTCATCCTGTTGATGATTGCAACAATTATTAGGGCGACAGCGGGATTCGTTGTTGGAACTTTAGTTGGAAGTATCTTTTTTCCATTGACCCGCTGGGTAATGCCGGTGCAGCAGCCGAGGCATTGCTTATATTATTCAGAACCGGCGTCACTGCAGGAAAACTTGAAGGACATCCTCTAGGGTCAGATAAGATGTATTCTTTCGAACGGCTTTCGGCGGATGAGTGATATAAACGCAATAAGCTTTGCGCTATAGAAATGAGCATAATAACCGCGAAAAATATTTCCGACAGCCTTCAAAAAATTGTCGCAAAGCCTGTGATACTTTTAATGAACCTCGAATCTCCATTCCTATCTTGAAAATTTTTTACCCTTTACTGATTTTTATTGTCGCATTCTTTCACGGTAATGCGCAAACCATTTCCGGCACGGTGAAAGATATTTCTATAAATGAGCCATTAATCGGTGCCACCGTTACCATCAAAGAAACTGCTATCGGAACCGTAACAGATGAGGAAGGCAAATTTCTGCTGCGCGTTGATCAATCATTTCCAGTCACAATTACAATTTCTTATTTAGGCTACATCAGCAAAGAAGTGATTGTAAGGGAAATTTCCGAAGCGCTCATTATCAAGCTACAGCCGGATAAAATCATTTTGCATGGAGTTCAGATAACCGGTGAAAGGCTAAGTGAAAAAGAAAAGGGATCGCCGCTTACGATCGAATCAATGGATCTTATTGCCATAAAAGAAACTCCGTCATTCAATTTTTACGAAGGGCTTGGTGCATTGAAAGGAGTTGATATTGTCTCTGCGAGCTTAGGCTTCAAGATCATAAATACAAGAGGGTTTAATTCTACTTCACCGGTGCGAACCCTGCAGATCATTGACGGAGTGGATAACCAGGCCCCGGGCTTAAATTTTTCACTTGGAAATTTTCTGGGCGCTCCTGATCTTGATGTGGTTCGCGTAGATCTCGTAGTGGGCGCCAGTTCGGCTTTCTATGGACCGAATGCATTTAATGGCGTGATCAGCATGTCAACAAAAGACCCTTTTACTACTCCGGGATTATCGTTTTCATTTAAAAAAGGTGAGCGCCAATTATTCGAAGGCTCCTTTCGTTGGGACCAGGTCATCAGGAATAAAGCCGGAAAAGAAAAATTTGCATATAAGCTGAACGGTTATTACCTGAAAGCCCTCGATTGGGAAGCAAATAATATTGATGCCGTCTATGGCTCACAGGATGGCAAAAACAATGCGGGAGGCTATGATGCAGTGAACCGGTATGGTGATGAATTTAATTACACGCAGGACTATTCAAATCAGGCCTGGTCTTATCCTGGTCTGGGAAGAATATATCGCACAGGTTATTTAGAAAAAGGCCTCGTAGATTATAACACCTATAATGCAAAAGTTGCTGCGGCATTTCATTATAAGCTTACGCCTGATGTACGTCTTAAATTTGCTTCTAATTTCGGAACCGGCACTACGGTTTATCAGGGTGATAACAGGTATTCACTAAAAGATGTTTTCCTGGCGCAGACCAGGATAGAAATTGAAAAGCCTGATAAATTTTTTTTACGCGCTTATGTAACCAATGAAAACTCGGGTAAATCTTATGATGCGTTTTTTACAGCATTGCGGCTGGAGCAGGAAGCAAAGTCTTCCGGTGCATGGAACCTGGATTATTTTAATTACTATGTAGGGCATGAAGTGCCAAAGATTAAAGGGTTTGAATGCTGGCCCTTATTCCAATATCCGGTCCCGGAATGGTACACTGACAGCATTCTCGCATGCCTTAAACAGCATGCTGATTTAATTTCTCAGTATCAACAAGATGCCCGCAGCTATGCTGATGACTCGAGTCTCTATCCGGGCGAGCACGGTTATTTCTTGCCCGGCACTTATGCATTCGACACGGCATTTGCAGGCATCACTTCAAGGGAAACATATGCTCACGGAGGAACACATTTGTACGATCGCTCTGCCTTGTATAATGTTCATGGAGAATACAAGCTTTTTCCGAAAATTATGGAGATCACCCTGGGCGCAACGTTCCGCCAATACCGGCCTAATTCTCATGGAACCATTTTTAGCGATACAGCCGGAAGAGTGATCACGAATTCTGAATACGGAATGTATGCCGGCTTCGAAAAAAAATTCTTCAGAGATCAGCTCACAATAAATATTGCCGTCCGGATGGATAAGAACCAGAATTTCAACTACCTGTTTTCCCCGGCTGCTTCCGCAGTATATAATTACAGAAAGCAGGTGTTTCGCGTTTCCTTTTCCTCTGCTATAAGAAACCCCACCCTTGCTGATCAATATCTTTATTACAATGCAGGTCCGGCAATCCTTGTTGGAAACATTCATGGATTTAATTCCCTTGCTACCCTTGAATCAGTAATAACAGCAGTGAGATGGAATTGCGATTCGCTCAAGTTATTTAACATTGCCCCTCTTCGGCCGGAAGCAGTTAAAACAATTGAGGCAGGATGGCGTGCTTCGCTTTTTAATCATTTATATATTGACGCGGAGTATTATTTTAGCCGGTATCAGAATTTTATCGGGTATAAAATAGGAGCTACTACACGATGTGATATTTATGATCATATTGCCGGTGTTCAATTTTTTAGAGTTGCAGCCAATACCAGCGATATCGTTACTACGCAGGGATTTTCAATTGGACTTAATTATTATTTCAGCAATTATTTTTCTCTAAGCGGAAACTATTCTTTTAACCGCCTGGATCGCCGGGGATCGATTGATCCAATTATTCCGGCCTATAATACACCGCAAAACAAATGTAACATAGGTATAAGCGGGAGAAATATTCTTGCCTCTATCACCTTCTTAAATGATATCTGGGATAAGCTTCCTGTTATTCCATTTAATCACTATGGATTTAGCATCAATTATAAATGGGTAGAAGGATTTTTATTTGAAGGATCACCTCAGTTTACAGGAATTGTACCTGCCTATAGTTCAGTAGATGCACAAGTTAATAAACAAGTTCCGAAATTAAATCTAACTCTAAAATTGGGCGCCTCCAATCTTCTTAACCATAAAAGCTTTCAGGTTTATGGCGGACCTACAATTGGAAGATTAGCATATATACAAGCAGTAGTTGATCTTCCTGCACAACGACTCTCCCATAAAAAATAACGACAGCTTTTAAAAAATTGTCGCGCCAGGTGCAGGTATTTTTGAAGCTGAATTTCTCAAATCCTAAAACAAAAACTATGAAAAAATTTACTTTAACATCTTTCCTCCTTTTCAATTTCTTAATTGGTTCATTTGCGCAGCACCGGTATGTTGACCCGATATTTTCCGGCACGCAAATAACCTCTAATATCACTTATGGACAAAACATCAGCGTGTTGCTGGGCGGCATGCAGGATTTAAAAATGGATGTGTATGAGCCGGTGGGAGATACGCTTGCTCAGCGTCCCCTCATCGTCTATATGCATCCCGGTGATTTTCTTCCGATCGTATGTAATGGGGGCGTAAATGGAGATCTTCATGACAGTGCCGTTGTAGAAATGTGCAAACAATTTGCAAGGCGCGGATATGTTGTTGCTAATATTGATTACCGTTTAGGGTGGCTCCCGCTCAATCCGAATCAGGATTGCAGGAAGGGCTCCTTGTACCAGGCAGTTTACCGGGGCCTGCAGGATGCTAAAACATGTGTGCGCTATTTTAAAATGAATGCTGCTGTACAAGGCAATAGTTATAAAATTGATACCGGCAAAATAGTAGTTGGCGGGCAGGGATCTGCTGGTTATATCTCAACAGCCTATGCAGCATTGAATCAGCCATCAGAATTGTTGCTCCCTCAATTTATCTCTAGTTCAACGGATGCGAGCTGCGGCAGTACAACAGGTCAACCTTTTATAGTAGAATCAGTGCTTGGAGATTTTGATGGATTCGGTGGTCTTCCGCAATATAATAACCCCAATTGGCCCGGCTATTCGAGTAAAGTAGAAATGGTTTTCAATATGGAAGGTGGTATGGGAGATACATCATGGATGCAACAAGGTGAAGTTCCAATGGTTTCTTTTCACGATGTAAACAACCCACTGGCGCCTTATGATTTGGGAAATGTCTTTGTTCCGCTTGGTGATGGAACTATCTTATTGGTAACTGAAGTTGCCGGTAGTCATCTATTCATTAAAAGAGCAAACGAACTCGGTAACAATAATATTTTTCATATTGGCTGGACGGATCCCTATACTACCAGAGCAAATCGCGTAGATGATGGATATACGGTAAATGGCTTTTCACGGGAAGGCTTGTTTCCCATTGTTCAGCCTGATCCATCATTATTCATTCCCGGTGATCCCTATCATGGACAAACGAGCCCATGGGAATGGTGGAATTGTGCCGATCTTGAAAAGGCGGCCCCCTTTTGTGGTCAAACACCAGGGTTTGCGGATACGGTTTGCGGAGCAGGATTTTATACCAATCCCAACATGTCTAAAACCAAAGCGCTGAATTACATAGATACTGTACAGTATTATTTGGATGAGCGCATCTGCCTCGCCTTAGGATTGTGCAGCGGGAATGTAATCGGCATTAACGAGGCAAGTGTTTTTAAAGCGGAAGTAAATCTCTTTCCCAATCCCGCTTCTCAGGTAATCCATCTGAATCTGAATAATACTTCTTTACATTTTCTAGCCGTAAGAATCTATGATATCGAAGGCAGAAAAGTCTATTCGGAAGAGAATCTCTATCGAAATTCCCTTGACATTAATTGTGATCAGTTTAGGAAAGGTTCGTTTATCATTCATACTCAAACAGAAAAAGGAAATGCTGCAGGAAAACTGGTAATAGATTAATGACGGAGCGCGCCACAGTATTTAATATTAGAGGTGGCGCGCTTTTTCAACATACAATAGCTTAGGAATTTGCAAAAGCAACAACTGCCTGCAGTGTGAGTGGCCCCTATTGGTCAGAGCAGCGTCAAAAATTGAAAATGATTTCACGCAAGGCACGCGTACGCTACACACAAGAGCTTTACTGCATATGGGCGCCATGCGGAGAAAAAATAAACACTTTATGAAACCTTTTAGTTTTTGTTATCTCATCATTCTTCTGGCTGGTTGCAAATGCGCATTTGCTCAGAAAGCAGAAAAAACTTATTGGCACATAACGATGAAAGATGGAAGGCAACTTACAGCTGAACAAATGCAAGAACTAATGGTTGATTCGGTATTGTTTCTGACCCAAAAGTCTGACAACAAATCGGGTTATTGGATTCCCGTTGATTCAATCAGAGAACTTGAGAAAGTAAGAAAGTTCAGAAGGGCAGGGAGAGGAATTTGGATTGGTGCATTAATAGGAGGCGTTGCCGGTACCGTGATCGGAGACCGGTCAGGACATGCTCCCGCTTCAGGTTTCGTGTTTTTCAGTGAGGGTGCTGGCGCAGGCTTAGGTCTGTTGTTTGGCGCTATAACCGGTGCAGTAATCGGTGTTGCCACAGTTGCTGATAGTCATAAACCAAAACACTTTGATTTAGAAAATCTTTCAGCCAGAGAAAAAAGAAAATTAATTGACTCTCATTGCCGGGAGTATAATTGTGATCAATAGTACCTGGCTGATGTGCCTGTTGTATCGTAAAAATGAAATCTTAAATATTGCACAATAAAAAACTTGCTATATGATACCAAAAATTTATTCCGGTATATTTATTAACAATAATATAGTCTATAATGCTTCTATGGCATTTCTCTTTATTCTTTTATTCTCACCAATAGCATACAGCCAAACTCAGGCCCATAAGAAAGTCTATAGCGCTAAAATTTATCGGATGAATGAAATGCCCCTGAAGGGCATTTTTTACAGTGTAACCGACTCCGCAATTATTCTCTATAATGGTAACCTTAATGATTTACAGAAGAAATCAGAAGAATTAAAGACAAAAGCACTTGCAATTCCTGCAAAAGAAATTGTAAAGATAAAGATCAGGAAAAGTTACTCCGTTGTAAAGGGTGCTGCTATCGGTGCGGGTATTGGCTTGCCCCTTGGAATTTTACTCGATGCAGCAACTGCATCAGCTGCCACTGAAATTGTCAGCGGTGTAAGTACTGCTTTTGGCGGGCCTGAAGAGTCAGTACCCTTCTCCCCAATTTTCACTGTTGCCTTTACTGGAGCAGGCATGATTACCGGTGCACTTATCGGCAGTAAATGGAAATATAAAATTTCAGTTGACGGGAGCTTAGAGAAGTTGAACCTGCTATCGAAAATGAATGAGTTGTCTTATCTGCAACATTAAATGGCAATTAAACGGTTGCAACAAATTTCTTTTTTAAAAAATATCCCGTACAGAAATGTCTTCTTATCAATAAAAATAATTTTATGAAACCACTTTTGCGATCCATCCTTCTCGTTTTCATTATGGTATTTTGTTTAAGATTATCAGCACAAAAAGATTTGGTGAAGCCGAAATATTATGTAATTGTTAATTATGGAAAATCCAAGCCAGCAAAAGCATTACTTTATGATGTAACTGACTCGACGGTTGTTCATGAACATTACTATGCTATATCTGGCACCTTCATCGA of the Chitinophagales bacterium genome contains:
- a CDS encoding TonB-dependent receptor, yielding MVAFFHGNAQTISGTVKDISINEPLIGATVTIKETAIGTVTDEEGKFLLRVDQSFPVTITISYLGYISKEVIVREISEALIIKLQPDKIILHGVQITGERLSEKEKGSPLTIESMDLIAIKETPSFNFYEGLGALKGVDIVSASLGFKIINTRGFNSTSPVRTLQIIDGVDNQAPGLNFSLGNFLGAPDLDVVRVDLVVGASSAFYGPNAFNGVISMSTKDPFTTPGLSFSFKKGERQLFEGSFRWDQVIRNKAGKEKFAYKLNGYYLKALDWEANNIDAVYGSQDGKNNAGGYDAVNRYGDEFNYTQDYSNQAWSYPGLGRIYRTGYLEKGLVDYNTYNAKVAAAFHYKLTPDVRLKFASNFGTGTTVYQGDNRYSLKDVFLAQTRIEIEKPDKFFLRAYVTNENSGKSYDAFFTALRLEQEAKSSGAWNLDYFNYYVGHEVPKIKGFECWPLFQYPVPEWYTDSILACLKQHADLISQYQQDARSYADDSSLYPGEHGYFLPGTYAFDTAFAGITSRETYAHGGTHLYDRSALYNVHGEYKLFPKIMEITLGATFRQYRPNSHGTIFSDTAGRVITNSEYGMYAGFEKKFFRDQLTINIAVRMDKNQNFNYLFSPAASAVYNYRKQVFRVSFSSAIRNPTLADQYLYYNAGPAILVGNIHGFNSLATLESVITAVRWNCDSLKLFNIAPLRPEAVKTIEAGWRASLFNHLYIDAEYYFSRYQNFIGYKIGATTRCDIYDHIAGVQFFRVAANTSDIVTTQGFSIGLNYYFSNYFSLSGNYSFNRLDRRGSIDPIIPAYNTPQNKCNIGISGRNILASITFLNDIWDKLPVIPFNHYGFSINYKWVEGFLFEGSPQFTGIVPAYSSVDAQVNKQVPKLNLTLKLGASNLLNHKSFQVYGGPTIGRLAYIQAVVDLPAQRLSHKK
- a CDS encoding T9SS type A sorting domain-containing protein — protein: MKKFTLTSFLLFNFLIGSFAQHRYVDPIFSGTQITSNITYGQNISVLLGGMQDLKMDVYEPVGDTLAQRPLIVYMHPGDFLPIVCNGGVNGDLHDSAVVEMCKQFARRGYVVANIDYRLGWLPLNPNQDCRKGSLYQAVYRGLQDAKTCVRYFKMNAAVQGNSYKIDTGKIVVGGQGSAGYISTAYAALNQPSELLLPQFISSSTDASCGSTTGQPFIVESVLGDFDGFGGLPQYNNPNWPGYSSKVEMVFNMEGGMGDTSWMQQGEVPMVSFHDVNNPLAPYDLGNVFVPLGDGTILLVTEVAGSHLFIKRANELGNNNIFHIGWTDPYTTRANRVDDGYTVNGFSREGLFPIVQPDPSLFIPGDPYHGQTSPWEWWNCADLEKAAPFCGQTPGFADTVCGAGFYTNPNMSKTKALNYIDTVQYYLDERICLALGLCSGNVIGINEASVFKAEVNLFPNPASQVIHLNLNNTSLHFLAVRIYDIEGRKVYSEENLYRNSLDINCDQFRKGSFIIHTQTEKGNAAGKLVID